A single Bacteroidales bacterium DNA region contains:
- a CDS encoding prolipoprotein diacylglyceryl transferase, whose amino-acid sequence MPALIIIAPSHGSELYILFYVAAFLVATGILLFQGIRNRYPVRTWLLITLFGILCFIIGNKAITIAPLEWIQLFKSHSLPDSGRSILGGIVGLTAGLMIAQRWLKFNRPVVDHLAYALPAGLAITRIGCLFGGCCFGTPTSLPWGIQYGAHSHAFQFQAEHLQIPATGAVSLPVHPTQLYDIFFCLAILLLVYLTRNRWKASGSRFLFVILCYAVFRFAEEFLRESTRTGLPDESLWGLKVIQWMLLVSAGMLALVLILRERRGRNSLQTVKDINKGALSRELLLLSTVPLFIILAGSWLDPFEKLTLWLFTLPLLTAYLCHCYFRLTIPALRKILPFLFLIALVTMSQDTIDQQPGKTPDQYKGWLSLEAFGSLGTYEERHYDCDGNIIGRNDRDYSTWGAGMAYHWKLDQDQHLTAGMNFYSASDRTDDPDNWDYASPAMNVFLSYDYLYAGGSLGMNVFFDPFTISDITPAITAWVGKKDILFGEARLLTDYYQMGRPGVFNFGLGSGLGNVDKSVLHADLCMELDWDLWSDAGHSWISGLNLAGDIWITEWMTLKTSVFLGKNFGGSFGLRTHLGKDRWQSKR is encoded by the coding sequence ATGCCAGCACTTATCATCATCGCTCCTTCACACGGAAGCGAGTTGTACATTCTGTTTTACGTGGCCGCTTTCCTGGTGGCCACCGGGATATTGCTCTTCCAGGGAATCAGAAACCGTTATCCCGTCAGGACATGGCTCCTGATCACCCTCTTTGGGATTCTTTGCTTTATCATTGGCAACAAAGCCATTACGATTGCACCATTGGAATGGATACAGCTCTTCAAGAGTCATTCCCTTCCCGACAGCGGCCGTTCAATCCTGGGCGGCATAGTGGGGCTCACCGCAGGCTTGATGATCGCTCAGCGATGGCTGAAATTCAACCGTCCTGTGGTTGACCACCTGGCCTATGCCCTGCCCGCTGGTTTGGCCATCACCCGTATAGGATGCCTGTTCGGTGGTTGCTGCTTCGGTACACCCACCTCACTGCCCTGGGGGATTCAATACGGAGCACATTCGCATGCTTTCCAATTCCAGGCGGAGCATCTTCAAATCCCCGCAACCGGTGCAGTGTCATTGCCGGTACATCCCACACAGCTATACGACATTTTTTTCTGCCTGGCCATTCTTCTTCTTGTTTATCTTACCCGTAACCGCTGGAAAGCCTCCGGGAGCCGGTTCCTTTTTGTGATCCTCTGTTATGCAGTGTTCCGGTTTGCTGAAGAGTTCCTCAGGGAATCCACACGGACAGGTCTGCCGGATGAATCCTTATGGGGCTTAAAGGTGATCCAGTGGATGCTCCTGGTTTCCGCGGGCATGCTGGCCCTTGTTCTGATCCTGAGGGAGCGCAGGGGGAGAAACTCCTTGCAGACGGTGAAAGACATAAATAAAGGTGCCTTATCACGCGAACTGCTTTTATTATCGACCGTTCCCCTGTTCATCATCCTGGCCGGCAGCTGGCTGGATCCCTTTGAAAAACTGACGCTCTGGCTGTTCACGCTTCCTTTGCTTACAGCCTATCTCTGCCATTGTTATTTCCGCCTGACCATCCCGGCACTCCGTAAAATCCTGCCTTTTCTCTTCCTCATTGCCCTGGTGACGATGAGCCAGGATACCATTGATCAGCAACCAGGTAAAACCCCTGACCAATATAAGGGATGGCTCAGTCTGGAAGCTTTTGGTAGCCTGGGGACGTATGAGGAAAGGCACTACGATTGCGACGGAAACATAATAGGAAGAAACGACCGGGACTATTCAACCTGGGGAGCAGGTATGGCTTATCACTGGAAACTTGATCAAGATCAGCACCTGACAGCGGGTATGAACTTCTATTCTGCTTCCGACAGGACGGATGACCCCGATAATTGGGACTACGCATCACCCGCTATGAATGTGTTCCTGAGCTATGATTATCTGTACGCAGGCGGAAGCCTGGGAATGAACGTTTTTTTCGATCCATTCACCATTAGCGATATAACTCCCGCCATAACCGCCTGGGTGGGTAAGAAAGATATTCTTTTTGGTGAAGCCAGGCTCCTGACCGATTACTACCAGATGGGGCGGCCGGGTGTCTTTAATTTCGGGCTGGGATCCGGACTGGGCAACGTGGATAAAAGCGTACTGCACGCAGATCTGTGCATGGAACTTGACTGGGATCTCTGGAGTGATGCAGGACATTCCTGGATCTCAGGATTGAACCTGGCTGGAGATATATGGATTACCGAATGGATGACGTTGAAAACCAGTGTTTTTCTGGGAAAAAACTTTGGTGGTTCGTTTGGCCTGAGGACCCATCTGGGTAAGGACCGGTGGCAGTCGAAGCGTTAG
- a CDS encoding YceI family protein — translation MNTPNVTKWSIDKAHSEVQFKVKHLVIATVTGQFNDFDATLETSGNDLTGAKAEFTASVDSISTNSTDRDNHLKSVDFFDAANHPEIRFVSTKFDKTGEDTYTMTGNLTIRGTTKEVTLNVEAGGIIVDPWGNTKAGFEITGRINRFDYGLHWNSVTEAGGLVVGPEIKLALNVEMTKI, via the coding sequence ATGAACACACCGAACGTAACAAAGTGGAGCATCGACAAAGCACACTCTGAGGTACAATTTAAAGTAAAACATCTGGTGATCGCCACCGTAACCGGGCAGTTCAATGACTTTGACGCCACCCTGGAAACTTCGGGTAATGACCTTACAGGTGCTAAGGCTGAATTCACGGCCTCCGTGGACAGCATCTCAACCAACTCTACCGATCGCGACAATCACCTGAAATCTGTTGATTTCTTCGATGCAGCAAACCACCCGGAGATCAGATTCGTTTCCACGAAATTTGATAAGACCGGTGAAGACACTTACACGATGACCGGCAACCTCACGATACGAGGAACCACAAAGGAGGTGACACTGAATGTTGAAGCAGGTGGTATCATTGTGGATCCCTGGGGCAACACGAAGGCAGGCTTTGAGATCACCGGCAGGATCAACCGATTCGATTACGGACTCCACTGGAACTCCGTCACCGAAGCCGGAGGGCTAGTGGTTGGCCCGGAGATCAAACTGGCATTAAATGTTGAGATGACGAAGATTTGA